Proteins encoded together in one Telopea speciosissima isolate NSW1024214 ecotype Mountain lineage chromosome 6, Tspe_v1, whole genome shotgun sequence window:
- the LOC122665572 gene encoding myb-related protein 308-like yields the protein MGRSPCCEKAHTNKGAWTKEEDQRLINYNRAHGEGCWRSLPRAAGLLRCGKSCRLRWINYLRPDLKRGNFTKEEDELIIKLHSLLGNKWSLIAGRLPGRTDNEIKNYWNTHIKVLQTPLIWVRI from the exons atGGGTCGTTCTCCTTGCTGTGAGAAAGCCCACACCAACAAAGGTGCATGgaccaaagaagaagatcagCGCCTCATCAACTACAACAGAGCCCATGGCGAGGGCTGCTGGAGATCTCTCCCCAGAGCCGCAG GTTTGCTGCGTTGTGGAAAGAGTTGCAGATTAAGATGGATAAATTACCTGAGGCCTGATCTCAAAAGAGGCAATTTTACTAAAGAAGAAGACGAGCTCATCATCAAACTCCATAGTTTACTTGGAAACAA aTGGTCTCTAATTGCTGGTAGATTACCCGGAAGAACGGACAATGAAATCAAGAACTATTGGAATACCCACATCAAGGTACTCCAGACGCCACTTATATGGGTGAGAATTTAA